The sequence below is a genomic window from Pirellulales bacterium.
GGTCAGGCCCGGATGCAGCGTCTGCCGCGGATTGTCGATCTCGGCCCAGACTCGGCTTTGACCGTTCACCGGATTGCTCTCCGGATTGACGAACACGATCCTGCCGTGGAACTGGCTTTGTGCGGCGCCGGGCAGATCGACCGTAAGCGTAACCGGCCGTCCGACGAGATCGCCGCCGACTTCATGCGCATTGATGAACGCTTCCGCCCGCAGCCGATCGAGGCGCACGATGCGCACGACGACATCTCCCGGCTGCACCCATTCGCCGCGCTGCCGCTTGATTTGCACCACCATTCCGCCGAGGGGCGCGACGATGCGCCGATGCGCGACATTGTTCGTCGCCGTCTCGACGGCGTTTTCCTTCAGTTTCGCCGTGAGCCGAGCGATCTGCTGATCTTCGAGGGCCGCCTCGACTTCGAGCGCCGCTTTTTGCTTGGTGAGCCGCAGCTCGTCAAGCTCGGTTTGCGAGACGCTCTTGCTGAATTTTTGGGCCGATTCGATCGCGCGCTGTTCCTCGGCCGTGGCCACTTCGAGCGCCTTTCTCGCGAAACGGAGCTTCACATCGTCGCTGGCC
It includes:
- a CDS encoding efflux RND transporter periplasmic adaptor subunit — encoded protein: MRFIRPSIVIVPIISLCAAVAAAAAAPGGGIHVDSVVVTLIDQVDLAAREAGAIEQIAVREGQTVDNGTLLARLDDTDAVLSLDKAKLDREIADKQASDDVKLRFARKALEVATAEEQRAIESAQKFSKSVSQTELDELRLTKQKAALEVEAALEDQQIARLTAKLKENAVETATNNVAHRRIVAPLGGMVVQIKRQRGEWVQPGDVVVRIVRLDRLRAEAFINAHEVGGDLVGRPVTLTVDLPGAAQSQFHGRIVFVNPESNPVNGQSRVWAEIDNPRQTLHPGLTGSMTIDSAPAVARP